Proteins found in one Miscanthus floridulus cultivar M001 chromosome 4, ASM1932011v1, whole genome shotgun sequence genomic segment:
- the LOC136549521 gene encoding protein IN2-1 homolog B-like — translation MATSAAPDDSTVRETKAEEVLPPTLGSGSQPPNLFDGTTRLYISYICPYVQRVWIARNFKGLQDKIQLVAIDLQDKPAWFLEKVYPPGKAPVLEHNGNIIAESLDLLSYLDANFEGPKLFPRDQDPAKQAFADELIASSDSVIIALFRAGRAQAQGQGDDDISELLAPALDKVESSLGRFSDGPFLLGKSMSAVDMVYAPFVERFKDFFAAVKHYDMTQARPKLKEWIEELNKIDAYAATWGDRRLQLAALMNKFGIQSPVA, via the exons ATGGCGACGTCGGCGGCACCCGATGACTCCACCGTCAG AGAGACGAAAGCGGAGGAGGTGCTGCCCCCAACCCTGGGTTCCGGTTCTCAACCACCAAACCTCTTCGATGGCACAACAAGGCTCTACATCTCCTACATATGCCCATACGTGCAGAGAGTTTGGATAGCTAGGAACTTCAAA GGGTTACAAGACAAGATTCAGCTGGTTGCCATTGATTTGCAAGACAAGCCTGCTTG gttCCTCGAGAAAGTTTACCCACCGGGCAAG GCCCCCGTCCTGGAGCACAATGGCAACATCATAGCAGAGTCCTTGGATCTACTCAGCTACCTGGACGCCAACTTTGAGGGCCCCAAGCTGTTTCCTCGTGATCAGGACCCTGCAAAGCAAGCTTTTGCTGATGAGTTGATTGCCAGCAGCGATTCGGTCATCATAGCCTTGTTCAGGGCAGGCCGTGCCCAAGCccaaggacaaggagatgatgataTCAGTGAGCTGCTTGCTCCTGCTCTTGACAAGGTGGAGTCGTCCCTGGGACGTTTCTCTGATGGGCCATTCCTCCTGGGGAAGTCCATGAGCGCA GTCGACATGGTTTATGCGCCCTTTGTGGAACGCTTCAAGGATTTCTTCGCTGCAGTGAAGCACTACGACATGACACAAGCAAGGCCTAAACTCAAGGAGTGGATAGAG GAGCTGAACAAGATAGATGCCTACGCAGCGACCTGGGGGGATCGCCGTCTGCAGCTTGCTGCCTTGATGAACAAGTTCGGG ATACAAAGCCCGGTAGCCTGA